A genome region from Scomber japonicus isolate fScoJap1 chromosome 15, fScoJap1.pri, whole genome shotgun sequence includes the following:
- the anxa14 gene encoding annexin A2 codes for MDPEYFKSYDMCWGTLGTIRPFCNFHPDKDAVEIQAALEKKDAGTLVRILTNRNNAQRQVIAKTFQEITKKDLAASVKKALAGDLETLLLELLLAPMEYEAQRLQQAMTGLGTDEETLMEILCTRSGKQLQEISDAYTSMYKKDLEKEMKGETSGDFAKLIVALLHKEGVSGVVQKDIESLSASLGGKKADAGPWIDILTSRDSDHLNKVLMGLELENGQMVDQVLEKRFSGDIRLGLKVLVQCIQSPDAYLAKRLTSKKASTVQGIMVSHCEEDLLCIRAAYLKLTGTSLYTALQSQFKGDLLQALLAICRSED; via the exons ATGGATCCTGAGTACTTTAAGTCTTAC GACATGTGTTGGGGTACCCTGGGAACGATACGACCCTTCTGCAATTTCCACCCAGACAAGGATGCTGTGGAAATCCAGGCAGCACTGGAAAAGAAAG ATGCAGGGACTCTTGTGAGAATCCTAACCAATCGGAACAATGCCCAGCGACAAGTGATTGCCAAGACCTTTcaagaaataacaaaaaag GATCTGGCAGCTAGTGTGAAGAAAGCTCTGGCTGGAGACCTGGAGACTCTGCTGCTGGAATTGCTATTGGCCCCGATGGAATATGAGGCTCAACGCCTGCAGCAGGCCATGACG ggtTTAGGTACAGATGAAGAAACACTCATGGAGATTCTGTGCACACGATCTGGCAAGCAGCTTCAAGAAATCAGTGATGCATATACCTCTA TGTACAAGAAGGACctggagaaagaaatgaaaggagaaaCCAGTGGAGACTTTGCTAAGCTTATTGTGGCTTTGCTACAt AAAGAAGGTGTCTCCGGTGTGGTTCAGAAGGATATTGAG TCTCTCTCCGCGTCACTTGGTGGGAAAAAAGCTGATGCGGGTCCATGGATTGACATACTGACCTCTAGAGACTCAGACCATCTTAACAAAG TGCTGATGGGACTGGAGCTGGAGAATGGACAGATGGTGGATCAGGTTCTGGAGAAACGATTCTCAGGAGACATTCGACTTGGTCTGAAAGTTTTAG TGCAGTGCATTCAAAGCCCTGATGCCTACCTTGCCAAAAGACTAACTTCCAAGAAG GCATCGACAGTGCAGGGGATTATGGTGTCTCACTGTGAGGAAGATCTGCTCTGTATCCGAGCTGCCTACCTTAAACTAACAGGCACTTCTCTCTACACAGCTCTACAG TCACAATTCAAAGGGGATCTCCTACAGGCTCTACTGGCCATCTGTCGATCTGAAGATTAA